One Candidatus Neomarinimicrobiota bacterium genomic window carries:
- the ybeY gene encoding rRNA maturation RNase YbeY has translation MAEEPQSDQSLATPAHRIRIETNLEGLEYDETPVLKAVRSVLDAEQCTEAEIDIILVDDEYLRELKHEFFGQDVYTDVIAFRLNSYEESKVEGEVYISLHRAAEQAMEYDVTADMEILRLAIHGILHLLGYEDDTDEKKAIMTSKEDRHLASFDEPLIVQHLP, from the coding sequence ATGGCGGAAGAACCTCAAAGCGACCAAAGCCTAGCCACTCCGGCTCACCGTATCCGGATTGAAACCAATCTGGAGGGGCTTGAATATGATGAAACGCCGGTTTTGAAGGCGGTTCGCTCGGTATTGGATGCGGAGCAGTGTACAGAGGCGGAAATCGATATCATCCTGGTCGACGACGAATATTTGCGTGAACTGAAGCATGAGTTTTTCGGGCAGGACGTGTACACCGACGTTATCGCATTTCGGCTCAATTCCTATGAGGAGAGCAAGGTTGAGGGTGAGGTGTACATCAGCCTGCATCGGGCGGCGGAACAAGCCATGGAGTACGATGTAACCGCCGACATGGAAATCCTGCGGCTGGCGATTCACGGGATTCTCCATCTGCTGGGCTACGAAGACGATACGGACGAGAAAAAGGCAATAATGACCTCCAAAGAGGACCGGCACCTCGCATCGTTCGACGAACCGCTAATTGTACAACATCTGCCGTAA
- a CDS encoding HDIG domain-containing protein — protein sequence MANKSSGSSDSGSGIPSKGKLGNSRKQNSHDSPWRTSAWVKVGLLIVILVLTALMFPRSEAVEYNYQVNEITNEPIIAPFTFPVLKSDQELEEDRREARQEVPFVFRRQPAVVDTQLTELSNFFADLEQIRRVYQRYQSSLSELPGSATPQGDTQQGNTVYKDSLAFASLVESFNDSYGIDIRQDKWNVLLMAQAPDGSDRLVPFLEPIVKRITRDQFAEGIYDIPMENITSNQVAIQSGGEEVIESAQSHNDRNKAWINAKRQIQSALGQDNQQLVSAVFEVVVHFMEPNLVYQKEVTERRQEEAIARVPISKGIVLENEKIVDANTRVTPEIQRKLTSLAAAKAKRGGEQGILSQVYTYTGRLLFVAIILFFFVAFLLTYRPEIYEDNKHVLLISLVFIMFTVLSYFIYYQWGLSEYLIPITIAAMLFTIIYDARVSFFGTITLTVLISVLLGNRMNFFITTIFASTLAIYAVRRLRTRNQLYYAILYITGAYYLALFATELTLVPDLRHLGSNFVWAAGNGVLSPLLTYGLIALIEMSFKITTDMTLLEMSDLNRPLLKQLAMKAPGTYHHSVVVGNLAEAAAEAIGANSLLARVGAYYHDIGKMNKPEYFVENQKSSENRHDNLKPQLSALIIQAHVKEGLELAKEHNLPKEVADFIPMHHGTMKIEYFYQKALENAAETGEEVNEADFRHEGPKPNTKETGIVMLCESIEAGTRSIKNPTPQKFHQFIDMMFDKRLKDGQLDDCPLTIKELSEIREAFVPILFGMYHLRIEYPDQQKGNKSQQKEWRKNLKATKA from the coding sequence ATGGCGAATAAATCATCAGGATCGTCGGACAGTGGAAGCGGTATCCCGTCCAAGGGAAAGTTGGGGAATTCCCGTAAGCAGAATTCCCACGATAGCCCGTGGCGCACCAGCGCCTGGGTAAAAGTCGGATTGCTGATCGTGATTCTGGTACTCACTGCGCTGATGTTTCCCCGCAGTGAGGCGGTCGAGTATAACTACCAGGTCAACGAAATTACCAATGAGCCGATTATTGCGCCGTTTACCTTTCCGGTGTTGAAATCCGATCAGGAACTGGAAGAGGATCGCCGGGAAGCCCGCCAGGAAGTGCCGTTTGTATTCAGGCGCCAGCCGGCAGTCGTCGACACCCAACTGACCGAACTCTCCAACTTTTTTGCCGATTTGGAACAGATCCGGCGCGTTTACCAGCGATATCAGTCGTCGCTCTCCGAGTTGCCGGGTTCTGCCACTCCCCAGGGTGATACCCAGCAGGGGAATACCGTTTATAAAGATTCCTTGGCCTTCGCCTCGCTGGTGGAATCGTTTAACGATAGCTATGGTATCGATATCCGCCAGGACAAGTGGAACGTGTTGTTGATGGCGCAGGCGCCGGACGGATCCGATCGGCTGGTCCCGTTTCTGGAGCCGATTGTCAAACGGATTACCCGGGACCAGTTCGCCGAGGGGATCTATGATATCCCCATGGAGAATATCACAAGCAACCAGGTGGCGATTCAATCCGGCGGCGAAGAAGTCATTGAATCGGCGCAGAGCCATAACGACCGAAACAAGGCCTGGATTAATGCCAAACGTCAGATTCAATCCGCGCTGGGACAGGATAACCAGCAGCTGGTCAGTGCCGTATTCGAAGTCGTGGTACACTTCATGGAGCCGAACCTGGTATACCAGAAAGAAGTGACCGAACGACGCCAGGAAGAGGCCATCGCCAGAGTGCCCATCAGTAAAGGCATTGTCCTTGAGAATGAAAAAATTGTCGATGCCAACACCAGGGTCACACCGGAGATCCAGCGGAAACTCACATCACTGGCAGCCGCCAAGGCCAAACGCGGCGGAGAACAGGGGATCCTCTCGCAAGTCTATACCTACACCGGTCGCCTGCTGTTCGTGGCAATTATCCTGTTTTTCTTTGTAGCATTCCTGCTGACGTACAGGCCGGAGATTTACGAGGACAATAAGCATGTTCTCCTCATTTCGCTGGTATTTATCATGTTTACCGTATTGAGTTACTTTATCTACTACCAGTGGGGGCTCTCCGAGTACCTCATCCCGATTACCATTGCGGCGATGCTCTTCACCATAATTTATGACGCGCGGGTCAGTTTCTTTGGGACCATTACACTGACCGTTCTTATTTCGGTGCTCCTGGGCAACCGGATGAATTTCTTTATTACCACCATTTTCGCCAGTACGCTGGCCATTTATGCGGTACGGCGTCTGCGCACGCGGAACCAGCTCTATTACGCCATCCTGTATATTACCGGGGCGTATTACCTGGCCCTGTTCGCCACAGAATTGACGCTCGTGCCGGATCTCAGACACCTTGGCAGTAATTTCGTCTGGGCGGCAGGGAACGGTGTTCTCTCGCCGCTGCTGACGTACGGCTTGATCGCGCTCATCGAGATGTCTTTTAAGATCACCACGGATATGACGCTGCTGGAAATGTCTGATTTGAACCGGCCGTTGCTGAAGCAACTCGCCATGAAAGCGCCGGGAACCTATCATCACAGCGTGGTGGTCGGAAACCTGGCAGAGGCGGCCGCTGAGGCCATCGGCGCCAATTCGCTGCTGGCCCGGGTCGGCGCGTACTATCACGATATCGGCAAAATGAACAAGCCGGAATACTTTGTAGAAAACCAGAAAAGCAGCGAAAACCGGCACGATAATCTGAAGCCACAGCTCAGCGCGCTGATTATCCAGGCGCACGTGAAAGAGGGGCTGGAACTGGCCAAAGAACATAATCTTCCCAAGGAAGTCGCTGACTTTATTCCCATGCATCACGGCACCATGAAGATTGAATATTTCTACCAAAAGGCGCTGGAAAATGCCGCGGAAACCGGGGAAGAAGTCAACGAGGCGGACTTCCGGCACGAAGGGCCCAAGCCGAATACCAAGGAAACCGGGATTGTTATGCTTTGCGAATCCATCGAGGCCGGCACCCGTTCCATCAAAAACCCCACGCCACAGAAATTTCATCAGTTTATCGATATGATGTTCGATAAGCGCCTCAAGGACGGTCAGCTGGATGACTGTCCGCTCACGATCAAAGAGCTGAGCGAAATCCGCGAGGCGTTTGTCCCGATCCTGTTCGGTATGTACCACCTGCGGATTGAGTATCCTGACCAGCAGAAAGGCAATAAAAGCCAACAGAAAGAATGGCGGAAGAACCTCAAAGCGACCAAAGCCTAG
- a CDS encoding acyl-CoA dehydrogenase, with protein sequence MSGYFNEQHKMIRDMVRDFAQNEVEPIAAELDQTERFPTELVEQMGELGLMGIPYPEEYGGAGMDTISYALAIEELTKACSSTAITMAAHTSLGTFPIFRFGTDEQKQKYLPKMTSGEWLGAFGLTEPQAGSDASGTQTTAVPDGDEWVVNGGKMFMTNGGEAGVIVFTAVTDPDAKGSDGISCFVVEAGTPGLVIGKKEKKMGWRASDTRQVHFEDMRIPKENLLGEINRGYAQFMETLDGGRISIAAMGLGLAEAAFEASRKYVNEREAFGKKIKRFQGVSFPLADMRMKIEAAHHLTYNAARLKDEGKDFKLEAGMAKLYTSELATWATNQAVQTHGGYGYIKDFPVERYFRDAKVLEIGEGTSEIQRLIIAREVLKE encoded by the coding sequence ATGTCCGGTTATTTCAACGAACAGCACAAGATGATCCGCGATATGGTCCGGGATTTCGCACAGAACGAGGTGGAACCGATAGCCGCCGAACTGGATCAGACCGAGCGCTTTCCCACGGAATTAGTGGAGCAGATGGGCGAACTCGGATTGATGGGCATCCCGTATCCCGAGGAATACGGCGGCGCCGGAATGGACACCATATCCTACGCCCTGGCCATCGAAGAACTTACCAAAGCCTGCTCATCAACCGCTATCACCATGGCGGCACACACATCACTGGGAACATTTCCCATCTTTCGGTTCGGAACTGATGAGCAAAAGCAAAAATATCTCCCAAAGATGACCTCGGGTGAATGGTTGGGCGCATTCGGTCTGACCGAACCCCAGGCCGGGAGCGATGCCTCCGGCACGCAAACCACAGCTGTACCCGACGGCGACGAATGGGTCGTGAACGGCGGCAAAATGTTTATGACCAACGGCGGCGAGGCCGGTGTCATCGTCTTTACGGCCGTGACCGATCCGGACGCGAAGGGAAGCGATGGGATTTCCTGTTTTGTTGTGGAAGCCGGCACGCCGGGACTTGTCATCGGAAAAAAGGAAAAAAAGATGGGCTGGCGGGCGTCGGATACGCGACAGGTCCATTTTGAGGATATGCGCATTCCCAAAGAAAATCTGCTCGGTGAAATCAATCGCGGATACGCCCAGTTCATGGAGACCCTGGACGGCGGACGCATCAGCATTGCGGCCATGGGACTCGGCCTGGCGGAAGCGGCGTTCGAGGCCTCCAGGAAATATGTGAACGAACGGGAAGCCTTTGGAAAGAAGATTAAGCGGTTTCAGGGGGTGAGCTTTCCTCTGGCTGACATGAGAATGAAAATCGAAGCGGCACATCATTTAACGTACAATGCCGCCCGGCTAAAAGACGAGGGCAAGGACTTTAAGTTAGAAGCCGGCATGGCAAAACTCTACACCTCGGAATTGGCAACCTGGGCCACGAATCAGGCGGTGCAAACACACGGCGGATACGGCTACATCAAAGATTTTCCGGTGGAACGCTACTTCAGAGATGCAAAAGTACTGGAAATCGGTGAGGGAACCTCCGAAATTCAGCGACTGATAATTGCGCGTGAGGTCTTAAAAGAATAG
- a CDS encoding ketoacyl-ACP synthase III has product MRRSYIAGTGMYVPERVVTNKDLEQMMDTSDEWIRERSGIQERRFVEPGTGPADLAVHATNQALENAGCTIDDVELIIFATLSPEHYFPGSGVYLGRKLGLRGVGALDVRNQCSGFIYGLSVADQYVKSGTHETVLLIGAEVHSVGLNLSTEGRDVAVLFGDGAGAAVIRGTEAEDKGILSTHLHADGKYADELWVEAPTTLQKPWISKEMIDQGMVFPKMNGRQVFKHAITRFPEVIRESLEANGYTEEDLDMVVPHQANFRITEAIAKRLNLSEDQYMSNIHKYGNTTAASIPIALHEAVEEGRISKGDLVSLAAFGSGFTWAAALMRW; this is encoded by the coding sequence ATGAGACGAAGTTATATTGCAGGTACTGGTATGTATGTCCCTGAGCGGGTTGTGACGAATAAAGATCTTGAACAGATGATGGATACCAGTGATGAGTGGATCCGGGAGCGAAGCGGTATCCAGGAGCGCCGATTTGTTGAACCCGGCACCGGGCCGGCGGATTTGGCCGTCCATGCGACCAATCAAGCGCTCGAGAACGCCGGTTGTACCATAGATGACGTGGAATTAATCATCTTCGCCACGCTGAGTCCGGAACACTACTTCCCGGGATCTGGCGTTTATCTCGGCCGGAAACTCGGTCTCCGCGGCGTTGGGGCGTTGGACGTCCGAAACCAGTGCTCGGGGTTTATTTATGGGCTGTCGGTTGCCGATCAATACGTGAAATCCGGCACCCACGAAACCGTGTTACTAATAGGCGCCGAGGTGCATTCCGTGGGACTGAACCTCTCCACCGAGGGCCGCGACGTAGCCGTCCTCTTCGGCGATGGTGCCGGGGCAGCTGTGATTCGCGGGACTGAAGCCGAGGACAAGGGCATCCTGTCCACCCACCTTCATGCTGACGGAAAATATGCCGACGAACTCTGGGTCGAGGCGCCGACTACGCTTCAGAAACCGTGGATTTCCAAAGAGATGATCGACCAAGGCATGGTGTTCCCCAAGATGAATGGACGGCAGGTTTTTAAACACGCTATCACCCGGTTTCCGGAAGTCATCCGGGAGAGCCTGGAGGCGAACGGCTATACCGAAGAAGATCTGGACATGGTGGTACCCCACCAGGCGAACTTCCGGATCACCGAAGCCATTGCCAAGCGGCTGAATCTGAGCGAAGACCAGTATATGAGCAACATCCATAAATATGGTAACACAACGGCGGCCTCCATACCGATAGCATTGCACGAAGCGGTGGAGGAAGGCCGTATTTCCAAGGGAGATCTGGTCAGCCTGGCCGCCTTCGGCAGCGGATTCACCTGGGCTGCCGCACTGATGCGTTGGTGA
- the recJ gene encoding single-stranded-DNA-specific exonuclease RecJ: MRKKKLWKYREFGQAKNQETVRSYADNIGVIPPVASILLNRNLDSKEKADTFFNPSFDHLWDPYMLAGMEKAIEKVADVISSGEKLLIFGDYDVDGTSGTALLTWFFRDNLVDVDYYIPDRESEGYGLSKQGIEYARDIGASLIITCDCAINAFEEVDYANELGIPIIITDHHRPPESLPDAAAILNPNRIDCEYPFTGLCGCGVAFKYAQAMCRAFSGGAGPNDGDWSEERLFTHLDLVALATAADMVPVTGENRMLVHAGIQQLPKSNKPGLRALIKVSGLEKKLQEGADLNVGNIVFQIAPRINAVGRLGSATRAVDLLTTENRREAKSLAKILDQENTARREIERSTYDSAIYLVQSKYPKLSSGEVRSLVLWEEDWHQGVIGIVASKLKEKYHLPIVIISLDNGVGKGSARSISGFDLYDAFTECADHFIGYGGHAMAAGLSIETENLEQFEEQFQRIAAREITDDMLVPGLTLETDIRFTDVGSQMMQMLQRLGPYGPKNMRPVFGARNLSVAGLPRIVGENHLKFKVKQGRTMLDAIAFQMGEYYELLIKNEPIDLAFVVEKNRWNGREFIQLNVRDIILSKENEVASPLTD; encoded by the coding sequence ATGCGCAAAAAGAAACTGTGGAAATACAGGGAGTTCGGGCAGGCGAAGAATCAGGAAACCGTCCGCTCCTATGCCGATAATATTGGTGTCATCCCTCCGGTTGCCAGTATTCTGCTGAACCGGAACCTCGATTCCAAAGAAAAAGCCGATACCTTTTTCAACCCCAGCTTCGACCATCTCTGGGATCCGTATATGCTCGCGGGCATGGAGAAAGCCATCGAAAAGGTTGCCGATGTCATAAGCAGCGGCGAAAAGCTCCTTATCTTCGGCGATTACGACGTGGACGGGACCTCGGGGACTGCGCTGCTCACTTGGTTCTTTCGGGATAATCTCGTCGATGTGGATTACTATATTCCGGACCGGGAATCCGAGGGATACGGCCTCTCAAAACAAGGCATCGAATATGCCAGAGATATCGGGGCCAGCCTGATCATTACCTGTGATTGCGCCATCAACGCATTCGAGGAAGTGGATTACGCCAACGAGCTCGGAATCCCGATTATTATCACCGATCATCACCGGCCGCCGGAGTCCTTGCCGGACGCTGCGGCCATATTAAATCCGAACCGCATCGATTGCGAATACCCGTTCACCGGTCTTTGTGGCTGCGGGGTGGCATTCAAATACGCGCAGGCCATGTGCAGAGCATTTTCCGGGGGCGCCGGTCCCAACGATGGAGACTGGAGCGAAGAACGACTCTTTACGCACCTCGATTTGGTCGCGCTGGCCACTGCGGCGGATATGGTTCCGGTTACCGGCGAGAACCGGATGCTGGTCCACGCCGGAATCCAACAATTACCAAAATCCAATAAACCCGGACTCCGGGCGCTTATCAAGGTCAGCGGGCTGGAGAAAAAGCTCCAGGAGGGCGCCGACCTGAACGTCGGAAATATCGTCTTCCAGATCGCGCCACGGATTAACGCGGTCGGTCGGCTCGGCAGCGCCACCCGCGCCGTGGATCTGCTCACTACGGAGAACCGGCGCGAGGCGAAATCGCTGGCAAAGATACTGGACCAGGAGAACACGGCACGCCGGGAGATCGAACGCAGCACCTACGATTCGGCAATCTACCTGGTCCAGTCCAAATACCCGAAGCTCTCCTCCGGCGAAGTGCGGTCCCTCGTTCTCTGGGAGGAAGACTGGCACCAGGGCGTTATCGGGATTGTCGCCTCCAAGCTAAAGGAAAAATACCACCTGCCCATCGTCATCATTTCGCTGGATAACGGTGTCGGCAAAGGCTCCGCCCGGAGCATCTCCGGTTTTGACCTGTACGATGCATTCACCGAGTGCGCCGACCATTTCATCGGGTACGGCGGTCACGCTATGGCGGCCGGACTCTCCATCGAAACCGAAAACCTGGAGCAGTTCGAAGAGCAATTTCAGAGGATTGCAGCAAGAGAAATCACCGACGACATGCTGGTACCGGGGCTCACGCTGGAAACGGATATCCGGTTCACAGACGTCGGCTCCCAGATGATGCAGATGCTGCAGCGGCTGGGTCCGTATGGGCCGAAGAATATGCGGCCGGTCTTCGGCGCCAGAAACCTCTCGGTGGCCGGACTGCCGCGGATAGTGGGGGAGAACCACCTGAAGTTCAAGGTCAAACAGGGCCGGACCATGCTGGACGCCATCGCCTTCCAGATGGGTGAATATTACGAGCTTCTCATCAAAAACGAGCCCATCGATCTGGCCTTCGTCGTGGAAAAAAACCGCTGGAACGGCCGGGAATTTATCCAGCTCAACGTCCGGGATATTATTCTTTCCAAAGAGAATGAAGTTGCATCGCCGCTTACAGACTAG